A window from Bacteroidota bacterium encodes these proteins:
- a CDS encoding DUF4864 domain-containing protein, with protein sequence MLLPTLLAVFFLAAASDPADADPQPSPDLSPEDVIRLQVEALQRNDEPYPDAGIAAAFRFASPANKSATGPLERFSAMVKGPVYGAMLGFERAEYGTMRVQGDRAAQRVTLVQADGQRVSYVFGLSKQTSGTYEGCWMTDAVMRDEAPARANGVRRI encoded by the coding sequence ATGCTACTCCCCACCCTCCTCGCTGTGTTCTTCCTTGCGGCCGCATCCGACCCTGCCGATGCGGATCCCCAGCCTAGCCCGGACCTCTCGCCCGAGGACGTCATTCGCCTTCAGGTAGAAGCCCTTCAGCGCAACGACGAGCCCTACCCCGACGCAGGCATCGCGGCGGCGTTTCGCTTTGCCTCACCCGCCAACAAGAGTGCGACGGGCCCGCTCGAACGATTTTCGGCGATGGTCAAGGGGCCGGTGTACGGGGCCATGCTCGGCTTCGAGCGCGCGGAATATGGCACGATGCGCGTGCAGGGCGACCGGGCCGCGCAGCGCGTCACGCTCGTGCAGGCCGACGGACAGCGGGTGAGCTACGTCTTCGGCCTCTCGAAACAGACGAGCGGCACCTACGAGGGCTGCTGGATGACCGACGCCGTGATGCGCGACGAAGCGCCTGCGCGCGCCAACGGGGTACGGCGGATCTAA